From Achromobacter spanius, a single genomic window includes:
- the hisS gene encoding histidine--tRNA ligase, with protein MTQAFQKVAAIRGMNDLLPGASARWEQFEEIVRGWLRGYGYRNVRTPVLEHTRLFARGIGEVTDIVEKEMYTFTDALNGESLTMRPEMTAGIVRASIEHNLLYDRPQRVYSIGPVFRHERPQRGRYRQFHQIDVEALGFAGPDVDAELIVMLARLWKLLGLKDVRLELNSLGQPAERAAHRAALIQHLEKHRDILDEDGQRRMYSNPLRVLDTKNPAMQEMADSAPRLFDFLGEESRAHFEGVCQRLSDAGIEYRLNPRLVRGLDYYNLTVFEWVTDRLGSQGTVCGGGRYDGLVELLGGKTAPAVGFAIGMERLLDLWEQSVEIAAPAECDVYIVHQGEDAQRLAARVGEDLRDAGLSVIVHAGSAGFKSQFKRADASGARVAVILGADEVASQTASVKFLRAEEQGEAAQQQVPLAKLADALNNKG; from the coding sequence ATGACTCAAGCTTTCCAGAAAGTCGCCGCCATACGCGGCATGAATGACCTGCTGCCGGGGGCAAGCGCCCGCTGGGAGCAATTCGAGGAAATCGTGCGCGGCTGGCTGCGCGGCTACGGCTATCGCAATGTGCGTACGCCGGTGCTTGAGCATACGCGCCTGTTCGCGCGCGGTATTGGCGAAGTCACCGACATCGTCGAAAAAGAGATGTACACGTTCACCGACGCGCTCAACGGCGAGTCGCTGACCATGCGCCCCGAAATGACCGCCGGCATCGTGCGCGCCTCCATCGAGCACAACCTGCTCTACGACCGCCCGCAACGCGTCTACTCCATCGGTCCCGTTTTCCGCCACGAGCGCCCGCAGCGCGGCCGCTATCGGCAGTTCCACCAGATCGACGTCGAAGCCCTCGGCTTTGCCGGTCCCGATGTGGACGCGGAACTCATCGTCATGCTGGCCCGCCTCTGGAAGCTGCTGGGCCTGAAGGACGTGCGCCTGGAACTGAATTCGCTGGGCCAGCCGGCCGAACGCGCCGCGCACCGCGCCGCCCTGATCCAGCATCTGGAAAAGCACCGCGACATCCTGGACGAGGACGGCCAGCGCCGCATGTACAGCAATCCGCTGCGCGTGCTGGACACCAAGAACCCTGCCATGCAGGAAATGGCTGACAGCGCGCCGCGCCTGTTCGACTTCCTGGGCGAAGAATCCCGCGCGCACTTCGAAGGCGTGTGCCAGCGCCTCTCCGACGCCGGCATCGAATACCGCCTGAACCCGCGGCTGGTTCGCGGCCTGGACTACTACAACCTGACCGTCTTCGAATGGGTCACGGACCGCCTGGGCTCCCAAGGCACGGTCTGCGGCGGCGGCCGCTACGACGGCCTGGTCGAACTGTTGGGCGGCAAGACCGCGCCGGCCGTGGGCTTTGCCATCGGCATGGAACGTCTGCTCGACCTGTGGGAACAAAGCGTCGAAATCGCGGCGCCGGCCGAGTGCGATGTCTACATCGTGCACCAGGGCGAAGACGCGCAGCGTCTGGCCGCCCGGGTCGGCGAAGACCTGCGCGACGCGGGCCTGTCGGTCATCGTGCATGCCGGATCGGCGGGCTTCAAGTCGCAATTCAAGCGCGCGGACGCCAGTGGCGCCCGCGTTGCGGTTATCCTTGGCGCCGACGAAGTGGCGTCGCAGACCGCCAGCGTCAAGTTCCTGCGCGCAGAAGAGCAGGGCGAGGCGGCGCAGCAACAGGTTCCGCTGGCAAAGCTGGCCGACGCATTGAACAACAAGGGTTAA
- a CDS encoding YfgM family protein — MAYDLEEQEKLDAIKAWWARYGTLLLALTTVVLLAWGGWWGWKAYESHQANQAMGYFEALEDAARLGGADSSVRIKTAASTLREKYPNTGYAARGALVAAQALQAQKDDAGAREQLEWLAAQGKNPSMQAVARLRLAGMMLDQKQYDAALAQLNNPPAAFAALFADRRGDVLAAQGKREEARAAWQSAIDGLGLANPLTQVVQLKLDALSGA; from the coding sequence ATGGCATACGATCTTGAAGAACAGGAAAAACTCGACGCGATCAAGGCGTGGTGGGCCCGCTACGGGACGCTGCTGCTGGCGCTGACGACGGTGGTGCTCCTGGCTTGGGGCGGCTGGTGGGGCTGGAAGGCGTACGAATCGCACCAGGCCAATCAGGCCATGGGTTACTTCGAAGCGCTGGAAGATGCCGCTCGACTGGGCGGCGCCGATTCCTCGGTGCGCATCAAGACCGCCGCCTCGACGCTGCGCGAAAAATATCCCAACACCGGCTACGCCGCACGTGGCGCCCTCGTGGCCGCGCAGGCCCTGCAAGCGCAGAAGGATGATGCCGGTGCCCGCGAACAGCTCGAATGGCTGGCTGCCCAAGGCAAGAACCCCTCCATGCAAGCCGTGGCGCGCCTGCGCCTGGCGGGCATGATGCTTGACCAGAAGCAATACGACGCCGCGCTCGCGCAACTGAACAATCCGCCGGCCGCCTTTGCCGCCTTGTTCGCCGACCGCCGCGGCGACGTGCTGGCTGCGCAAGGCAAGCGCGAGGAAGCGCGCGCGGCCTGGCAGAGCGCCATTGATGGCCTGGGCCTGGCCAATCCCCTGACCCAGGTTGTGCAACTGAAACTGGATGCCTTGAGCGGAGCGTGA
- the bamB gene encoding outer membrane protein assembly factor BamB: protein MRKFAPGRTWRGAVLLASLLALGGCGMFSHDDGRYDPAPLTEYKAGMSVRQIWSTSIGSGSGLGFAPIVLGDAIYAATPDGSVGKFDLQSGRVIWKAKADTKLSAGAGSDGTTTAVASPNGDVIAFDDTGKVKWKVRATSDVSIPPVVGYGIVVVRSGDYRIQAFDANSGERVWSVQRPGPSLALRSVSQMVLAEGLVITGLPGGKLLAIASNSGNVQWEGTVATPRGAGDLERLTDVVGAPRIAGNLLCAVAYQGRIVCFDVTAGGRPLWAKDFSSVSGLSLDDRFAFSADQNSVVNAFALDNGGNLWKQAALKNRQLTAPAMLGGALAVGDLDGYVHFLSRSDGSLMARLSVGGGAVVSPPQTTPQGVLVQTGNGNLVLIGTN from the coding sequence ATGCGTAAATTTGCACCTGGCCGTACGTGGCGCGGCGCCGTCCTGCTGGCAAGCCTGCTTGCCCTGGGCGGTTGCGGTATGTTTTCCCATGACGACGGCCGCTACGATCCGGCACCCCTGACCGAATACAAGGCCGGCATGTCCGTGCGCCAGATCTGGTCCACTTCCATTGGCAGCGGCTCCGGCCTGGGCTTCGCGCCGATCGTGCTCGGCGACGCTATCTATGCTGCGACGCCTGATGGCTCCGTCGGCAAGTTCGATCTGCAAAGCGGCCGGGTCATCTGGAAGGCCAAGGCCGACACCAAGCTGTCGGCCGGCGCCGGCAGCGACGGCACCACCACCGCCGTGGCGTCGCCCAATGGCGACGTCATCGCTTTCGACGACACCGGCAAGGTGAAGTGGAAGGTCCGCGCCACCAGCGACGTCTCCATCCCGCCGGTTGTCGGCTACGGTATCGTTGTCGTTCGCAGCGGCGACTATCGCATCCAGGCTTTCGACGCCAACAGCGGCGAACGTGTCTGGAGCGTGCAGCGTCCCGGCCCGTCGCTCGCCTTGCGCAGCGTCTCGCAAATGGTCCTGGCCGAAGGGCTGGTCATCACGGGTCTGCCCGGCGGCAAGCTCCTGGCTATTGCGTCCAACAGCGGCAACGTGCAATGGGAAGGCACCGTCGCCACGCCGCGCGGCGCCGGCGACCTGGAGCGCCTGACCGACGTGGTGGGTGCACCTCGCATCGCGGGCAACCTGCTGTGCGCCGTGGCTTATCAGGGACGCATTGTCTGCTTCGACGTCACCGCCGGTGGCCGTCCGCTGTGGGCGAAGGACTTCTCCAGCGTCAGTGGCCTCTCGCTCGACGACCGCTTCGCCTTTTCCGCCGACCAGAACAGCGTGGTCAACGCGTTTGCGCTGGATAATGGCGGTAATCTCTGGAAGCAGGCCGCCCTGAAGAACCGCCAGCTCACCGCTCCGGCTATGCTGGGGGGCGCGCTGGCTGTCGGCGATCTGGACGGATATGTGCATTTCCTGTCGCGCAGCGACGGCAGCCTGATGGCGCGCCTGTCGGTGGGCGGCGGCGCGGTCGTGTCACCGCCGCAGACGACGCCCCAAGGCGTGCTGGTCCAGACGGGCAATGGCAATCTCGTCCTGATCGGCACCAACTGA